A single Streptomyces sp. Edi2 DNA region contains:
- a CDS encoding MBL fold metallo-hydrolase, with protein sequence MGDSAARNTPAQTTAAHTSAAPPPEPYLTELAAGVHAFIQPDGGWCLNNAGFITDGDATLVVDTAATESRARVLRRRIAESGAPAPRMVVNTHHHGDHTYGNCVFAPEATVIGHASCRRELLAAGQQLHAVWPEVEYGDIRVTAPEVTYTDELALHVGDTEVRLIHPGVAHTTGDTVVWLPRQRIVFAGDLVFHGGTPFVFMGSLSGSLRALELLRTLDAVTVVPGHGPVTGPEVYDGIERYLRFVGRLAQEGRAAGLTPLEVAREADLGPFAELAESERLVANLHRAYAELAGTAPGAPLDLMAGFGDMTVMNGGVPMACHA encoded by the coding sequence ATGGGCGACTCGGCAGCACGGAACACGCCGGCACAGACCACGGCAGCACACACCTCGGCGGCACCGCCCCCCGAGCCCTACCTCACCGAACTGGCCGCCGGGGTGCACGCCTTCATCCAGCCGGACGGCGGCTGGTGCCTGAACAACGCGGGCTTCATCACCGACGGGGACGCCACCCTGGTCGTGGACACCGCCGCCACCGAGAGCCGGGCGCGCGTGCTGCGCCGCCGGATCGCCGAGAGCGGCGCGCCCGCGCCCCGCATGGTGGTCAACACGCACCACCACGGCGACCACACCTACGGCAACTGCGTCTTCGCGCCCGAGGCGACGGTCATCGGGCACGCCTCCTGCCGCCGTGAGCTGCTGGCCGCCGGACAGCAGTTGCACGCGGTCTGGCCCGAGGTGGAGTACGGCGACATCCGGGTGACGGCGCCCGAGGTCACCTACACCGACGAGCTGGCCCTGCACGTCGGGGACACCGAGGTGCGGCTGATCCACCCGGGCGTGGCGCACACCACCGGCGACACCGTCGTCTGGCTGCCGCGGCAGCGCATCGTCTTCGCCGGCGATCTGGTCTTCCACGGCGGTACCCCGTTCGTCTTCATGGGGTCGCTGTCCGGGTCGCTGCGGGCGCTGGAGCTGCTGCGCACCCTGGACGCGGTCACCGTCGTCCCCGGGCACGGCCCGGTGACCGGCCCCGAGGTGTACGACGGCATCGAGCGCTATCTGCGGTTCGTCGGCCGGCTGGCGCAGGAGGGCCGGGCGGCCGGCCTTACGCCGCTGGAGGTGGCCCGGGAGGCGGACCTCGGCCCGTTCGCGGAGCTGGCCGAGAGCGAGCGGCTGGTGGCGAATCTGCACCGGGCGTACGCGGAGCTGGCGGGCACCGCGCCGGGCGCCCCGCTCGACCTGATGGCCGGGTTCGGCGATATGACGGTGATGAACGGCGGGGTGCCGATGGCGTGTCACGCCTGA
- a CDS encoding phosphotransferase family protein, producing the protein MSKGTPPPQAQDREDPPGLDLERLREHLGRERPGLAGGPLRARLIEGGRSNLTYRVTDGAASWVVRRPPLGHVLATAHDMRREHRVISALHETPVPVPEALLLCEDESVIGAPFYVMELVEGVPYRTADQLAPLGPERTRAVVLSLVDTLVDLHAVDPEAIGLGDFGRPEGFLERQLRRWGKQLSASKNRDLPGIDELHETLGRSLPASPAPAVVHGDYRLDNVLIGADDTLKAVLDWEMSTLGDPLTDLGLLAMYSSDLGLPRSPVSTTSGAPGHPSPGELIERYATRSGRDTSAIAWYTAFAWFKLAVILEGIHYRFTLGQTVGAGFDRIGELVPVFIDHGLSTLKEG; encoded by the coding sequence ATGAGCAAGGGCACCCCTCCCCCGCAGGCCCAGGACCGGGAGGATCCCCCCGGTCTCGACCTGGAGCGATTGCGTGAGCATCTGGGCCGGGAGCGGCCGGGGCTGGCCGGCGGCCCGCTGCGGGCCCGGCTGATCGAGGGCGGGCGGTCCAACCTCACCTACCGCGTCACCGACGGTGCCGCCTCCTGGGTCGTCCGCCGGCCGCCGCTCGGCCATGTGCTGGCGACCGCGCACGACATGCGGCGCGAGCACCGGGTCATCAGCGCCCTGCACGAGACGCCGGTGCCGGTGCCCGAGGCGCTGCTGCTGTGCGAGGACGAGTCGGTCATCGGCGCACCCTTCTATGTGATGGAGCTGGTCGAGGGCGTGCCCTACCGCACGGCCGACCAGCTGGCCCCGCTCGGGCCCGAGCGCACCCGGGCCGTGGTGCTCTCCCTGGTCGATACACTCGTGGACCTGCACGCGGTGGACCCGGAGGCGATCGGGCTCGGCGACTTCGGCCGCCCCGAGGGCTTCCTGGAGCGCCAACTGCGTCGCTGGGGCAAGCAGTTGAGCGCGTCGAAGAACCGTGACCTGCCCGGGATCGACGAGCTGCACGAGACGCTGGGCCGGTCGCTGCCCGCCTCGCCCGCCCCGGCCGTCGTCCACGGCGACTACCGCCTCGACAACGTCCTGATCGGGGCCGACGACACCCTCAAGGCCGTCCTGGACTGGGAGATGTCCACGCTCGGCGATCCGCTGACCGACCTCGGCCTGCTGGCGATGTACAGCTCGGACCTGGGCCTGCCCCGGTCGCCGGTGAGCACCACCAGCGGCGCCCCCGGCCACCCCTCGCCGGGCGAGCTGATCGAGCGCTATGCCACCCGCTCCGGCCGGGACACCTCCGCCATCGCCTGGTACACGGCGTTCGCCTGGTTCAAGCTCGCCGTGATCCTCGAAGGCATCCACTACCGCTTCACGCTCGGCCAGACCGTCGGCGCCGGGTTCGACCGGATCGGCGAGCTCGTCCCCGTCTTCATCGACCACGGACTCTCCACCCTCAAGGAAGGCTGA
- a CDS encoding DUF202 domain-containing protein: MAGTVTPGAGPPRPAPDRDPGLQPERTRLAWRRTTLSATAMAVLAARQLLRNAAPGPVEVVLAALTGLLWIAFVALAHRRMQAMVTGRPPGLSPRTALLLVGCTFGLALCGAVILLPGH, translated from the coding sequence GTGGCGGGCACAGTGACCCCGGGCGCGGGGCCGCCGCGGCCGGCGCCCGACCGGGACCCGGGGCTGCAGCCGGAGCGGACCAGGCTGGCGTGGCGGCGTACCACGCTGTCCGCCACGGCGATGGCGGTGCTGGCCGCCCGTCAGCTGCTGCGGAACGCCGCTCCCGGGCCGGTGGAGGTGGTGCTGGCGGCGCTGACCGGCCTGTTGTGGATCGCGTTCGTGGCGCTCGCGCACCGCCGGATGCAGGCCATGGTCACCGGCCGCCCGCCGGGCCTCTCCCCGCGGACGGCCCTGCTGCTGGTCGGCTGCACCTTCGGGCTGGCGCTGTGCGGCGCGGTGATATTGCTACCGGGGCACTGA